The Flavobacterium praedii genome window below encodes:
- a CDS encoding sensor histidine kinase produces MKNSKFKITQKLGIAVAITLFFKIVFFRIEDFFEWDLVFITAIVLIIWQGNEAIDGFLNTRHPWIENAKKRLIIQSLLSLFFTSITLFTLMYTLHQLRFGDGRIIDRKMMEIFPPAILFTLVLLSIKIGTEFFNALKNSLLEVEKYKTESANAQLENLKNQLNPHFLFNNLSVLTSLVYKNQDKAAHFINELSKVYRYVLDNKNSELVPLKEELDFINHYIYLQKIRFEESILFEIKIEESKKNDFLLPMCLQMLVENTIQHNETSQANPLKVLIYTENNSLIIENPILPRSNVADSTKTGLKNIEKRYSFFTDDKVIISNNGKIFKVILPLIQRR; encoded by the coding sequence ATGAAGAATTCAAAATTTAAAATAACACAAAAATTAGGGATTGCGGTTGCAATAACACTCTTTTTTAAAATTGTCTTTTTTCGGATTGAGGATTTTTTTGAGTGGGATTTAGTATTTATTACAGCAATTGTACTGATTATTTGGCAAGGAAATGAAGCTATCGACGGTTTTCTAAATACGAGACATCCTTGGATTGAAAACGCAAAAAAAAGATTGATTATTCAGAGTTTACTTTCGCTTTTTTTTACATCAATTACCTTATTTACATTGATGTATACGCTTCATCAATTAAGATTTGGTGATGGTAGGATTATCGATCGTAAAATGATGGAAATATTTCCTCCAGCCATACTCTTTACTCTTGTACTTTTATCTATAAAAATTGGAACTGAGTTTTTTAATGCCTTAAAAAATAGCTTGCTTGAAGTCGAAAAATACAAAACAGAAAGTGCCAATGCACAATTGGAAAATTTAAAAAATCAATTGAATCCGCATTTTCTGTTCAATAATCTCAGTGTTTTGACTTCGTTGGTTTATAAAAATCAAGACAAAGCCGCTCATTTTATCAATGAATTATCCAAAGTCTATCGTTATGTTTTGGATAATAAAAATTCAGAATTAGTACCCTTAAAAGAAGAATTGGATTTTATAAATCATTATATCTATCTGCAAAAAATTCGATTTGAAGAAAGTATACTTTTTGAAATAAAAATAGAAGAAAGCAAGAAAAATGATTTTCTATTACCAATGTGTTTGCAAATGCTGGTCGAAAATACCATTCAGCATAACGAAACTTCGCAAGCCAATCCGTTGAAAGTTTTAATTTACACGGAGAACAATTCATTAATAATCGAAAACCCCATTTTGCCAAGAAGCAACGTTGCCGACAGTACAAAAACAGGTTTGAAAAATATAGAAAAACGCTACTCATTTTTTACTGATGACAAAGTTATCATTTCTAACAACGGCAAAATTTTTAAAGTAATTTTACCTTTAATCCAAAGAAGATGA
- a CDS encoding L-threonylcarbamoyladenylate synthase, with the protein MAQIIKIYPDKPNEAAIAKVVKVLKDGGLIIYPTDTVYGLGCDITNSRALEKIAKIKGVKLEKANFSFICHDLSNLSDYVKQIDTSTFKLLKRALPGPYTFILPGNNNLPKEFKKKTTVGIRIPDNSIALEIVRQLGNPIVSTSIRDEDEVIEYTTDPELIFEKWQNLVDIVIDGGYGDNIGSTIIDLSGDEPIVIREGKGSLDII; encoded by the coding sequence ATGGCTCAAATAATAAAAATATATCCCGACAAACCAAACGAAGCGGCAATTGCCAAAGTTGTTAAAGTTTTAAAAGATGGTGGTTTGATAATTTATCCAACTGATACCGTATATGGACTCGGTTGTGATATCACCAATTCCCGTGCACTAGAAAAAATAGCCAAAATAAAAGGGGTTAAGCTTGAAAAAGCCAATTTTTCTTTTATCTGCCACGATTTAAGTAATTTATCCGATTATGTGAAGCAGATTGATACTTCTACTTTTAAATTACTCAAAAGAGCATTACCAGGTCCTTATACTTTTATTCTTCCAGGAAACAATAATCTACCCAAAGAGTTTAAAAAGAAAACCACTGTTGGTATTCGGATTCCTGATAACTCGATTGCGTTAGAAATTGTACGTCAATTGGGAAATCCTATCGTTTCAACTTCTATTCGAGATGAAGACGAAGTAATTGAATACACAACTGATCCTGAACTTATTTTTGAAAAATGGCAAAATTTAGTCGACATAGTTATCGATGGTGGTTATGGGGATAATATAGGTTCTACTATTATAGATTTGTCTGGAGATGAGCCAATTGTGATAAGAGAAGGTAAGGGAAGTCTTGATATTATTTAA
- a CDS encoding OmpA/MotB family protein — MKKIMITLSALALLTSCVSKKEYAALEAKNKETQDLLNTCTVKLNSCLEERAGLKATVDGLKETNQHLISTSKDMTVLSTKGAENIEKALESIKEKDLKISRMQDALTKKDSVTLAVVTSLKSVVGLDDKDIEINVDKGVVFISISDKMLFKSGSYEVSDKAKGVLAKVAKVVNDKPDFECMVEGHTDSDVLKGNGVLLDNWDLSVKRSTSIIRLLTNELGVKPEQLIAAGRSSFVPLVPNDSPENKSKNRRTRIYVMPKIDQFYDMVEKEMKKQPGATAEPVQK, encoded by the coding sequence ATGAAAAAAATAATGATTACGCTATCCGCTTTAGCACTTCTAACTTCTTGTGTATCCAAAAAAGAATATGCAGCTTTGGAAGCTAAAAATAAGGAAACACAGGATTTGTTAAATACATGTACAGTAAAACTAAATTCTTGCTTAGAAGAAAGAGCTGGTCTTAAAGCTACAGTAGATGGTTTAAAAGAAACCAACCAACATTTGATAAGTACTTCTAAAGATATGACCGTTTTATCAACTAAAGGTGCTGAAAATATTGAAAAAGCTTTAGAATCTATCAAAGAAAAAGATTTGAAAATTAGCAGAATGCAAGATGCATTAACTAAAAAAGACAGTGTTACTCTTGCTGTTGTAACTAGTTTGAAATCAGTGGTAGGATTAGATGATAAAGACATCGAAATTAACGTTGATAAAGGTGTTGTTTTTATTTCAATATCTGATAAAATGTTATTCAAAAGCGGTAGTTATGAAGTTAGCGACAAGGCAAAAGGCGTATTAGCTAAAGTGGCTAAAGTAGTAAACGACAAACCCGATTTTGAATGTATGGTAGAGGGACACACCGATTCTGATGTTTTGAAAGGAAATGGTGTTTTACTTGATAACTGGGATTTGAGTGTAAAACGTTCTACTTCCATTATTCGTTTATTAACAAATGAATTAGGAGTAAAACCAGAGCAATTAATTGCAGCAGGTAGAAGTTCATTTGTACCTTTAGTTCCAAATGACTCTCCTGAAAACAAATCAAAAAACAGAAGAACTCGCATCTATGTAATGCCAAAAATAGATCAGTTTTATGATATGGTTGAAAAAGAAATGAAAAAGCAACCAGGAGCAACTGCAGAACCGGTTCAGAAATAA
- a CDS encoding ATP-dependent helicase, giving the protein MQKYIEQLNEAQREPVLQKDGPMIIIAGAGSGKTRVLTIRIAYLMHQGVDPFSILSLTFTNKAAREMKKRISDIVGASEAKNLWMGTFHSVFARILRSEAEHLGYPSNFTIYDSQDSLRAISGIIKEMQLDRDVYKPKQVLSRISNFKNSLITVKAYFNDLDLQEADAMSKKPRMGEIYQNYVERCFKSGAMDFDDLLLKTNELLTRFPEVLAKYQNRFRYLLVDEYQDTNHSQYLIVRALSDKFQNICVVGDDAQSIYAFRGANINNILNFQKDYEGVKTFRLEQNYRSTKNIVEAANTIIDKNKVKLDKVVWTANEFGPKIKVNRSITDNEEGRFVASTIWEQKMKNQLHNGAFAILYRTNAQSRAMEDALRKRDIPYRIYGGLSFYQRKEVKDVLCYLRLVINPKDEEALIRVINYPARGIGNTTIEKLTIAANHYKRSIFEVMQNIERIDLKLNAGTKHKLLDFVTMIQSFQVINENQDAFYLADHVAKKTGLVQELKKDATPEGMAKIQNIEELLNGIKDFTEGQKEIDGARGALSEFMEDVALATDLDNDTSDEDRVALMTIHLAKGLEFPHVFVVGMEEDLFPSAMSMSTRSELEEERRLFYVALTRAEHQAYLTYAQSRYRWGKLTDSEPSRFIEEIDGQYLEYLTPAESNYRYKPTIDSDIFGDVDKSKLRLAKPIGGNPPTTEGGVKPDLNIRKLKPVSVSNPTAAGSANLFDNKLIPGNIVMHERFGKGQVIGLEGVGADKKAEIKFEVGGLKKLLLRFAKLDIIG; this is encoded by the coding sequence ATGCAAAAATATATAGAACAACTTAACGAGGCACAACGTGAACCTGTATTGCAAAAGGATGGTCCTATGATCATTATTGCTGGTGCGGGTTCAGGAAAAACTCGTGTGCTTACCATCAGGATTGCATATTTGATGCATCAAGGCGTGGATCCTTTCAGTATTTTGTCCCTTACCTTTACCAATAAGGCAGCGCGAGAAATGAAGAAACGTATCTCGGACATCGTGGGAGCCAGTGAAGCTAAAAATCTATGGATGGGAACTTTTCACTCTGTTTTTGCTCGAATTTTGCGTTCTGAAGCGGAGCATTTGGGATATCCTTCCAATTTTACGATTTATGATTCACAAGATTCTTTAAGAGCTATTTCGGGAATAATCAAGGAAATGCAACTCGATCGGGATGTCTACAAACCGAAACAGGTTTTGAGTAGAATTTCGAACTTTAAGAATAGTTTGATTACAGTTAAAGCCTATTTTAATGACCTTGATTTACAAGAGGCCGATGCCATGAGCAAAAAGCCTAGAATGGGTGAAATATATCAAAATTATGTCGAGCGTTGCTTTAAATCTGGAGCAATGGATTTTGATGATTTATTATTGAAAACCAATGAATTATTGACTCGTTTTCCGGAAGTTCTAGCTAAATACCAAAACCGTTTTCGTTATTTATTGGTGGATGAGTACCAAGATACCAATCATTCACAGTATTTGATTGTTCGCGCTTTATCGGATAAATTTCAGAATATTTGTGTGGTAGGAGATGATGCGCAAAGTATTTATGCCTTTCGTGGAGCAAATATCAATAATATTTTGAATTTTCAAAAAGACTATGAAGGGGTAAAAACTTTTAGGCTAGAACAAAATTACCGTTCGACCAAAAATATTGTAGAAGCAGCCAATACTATTATTGACAAAAACAAAGTAAAACTGGATAAAGTGGTTTGGACAGCCAATGAATTTGGTCCAAAAATAAAAGTAAATCGGAGTATTACCGATAATGAAGAAGGCCGTTTTGTTGCCAGCACAATTTGGGAACAAAAAATGAAAAACCAGTTACATAATGGTGCCTTTGCCATTTTATACAGAACCAACGCGCAGTCCCGTGCCATGGAAGATGCATTGCGAAAAAGAGATATTCCATACCGTATTTATGGTGGTTTGTCTTTTTACCAACGCAAAGAAGTGAAAGATGTATTGTGTTACCTGCGATTAGTGATTAACCCAAAAGACGAAGAAGCTTTGATTCGTGTTATCAATTACCCAGCACGTGGAATTGGAAATACAACCATCGAAAAACTAACAATTGCGGCCAATCATTACAAAAGATCCATTTTTGAGGTAATGCAAAACATAGAGCGCATTGATTTGAAACTGAATGCAGGGACAAAACATAAATTGCTTGATTTTGTGACTATGATACAAAGTTTTCAAGTAATTAATGAGAATCAAGATGCTTTTTACCTAGCTGATCATGTGGCCAAAAAAACAGGATTAGTTCAAGAATTAAAGAAAGATGCTACTCCTGAAGGAATGGCAAAAATTCAAAATATTGAAGAATTATTAAACGGTATCAAAGATTTTACTGAGGGGCAAAAAGAAATTGATGGCGCGCGTGGTGCTTTATCCGAATTTATGGAAGATGTGGCTCTTGCAACCGATCTTGATAACGATACAAGTGATGAAGACCGTGTGGCTTTAATGACCATTCACTTGGCGAAAGGACTAGAATTTCCTCATGTATTTGTGGTAGGAATGGAGGAAGATTTGTTTCCAAGTGCCATGAGTATGAGTACGCGAAGCGAATTAGAAGAAGAACGTCGTTTATTTTACGTAGCTTTAACACGTGCAGAGCATCAAGCCTATTTGACGTATGCTCAATCACGTTACCGTTGGGGAAAATTGACAGATAGTGAACCTTCCCGTTTTATTGAAGAAATTGATGGTCAGTACCTCGAATATCTTACTCCTGCAGAGAGTAATTACCGCTATAAGCCAACGATTGACAGTGATATTTTTGGAGATGTAGATAAATCAAAATTGCGATTGGCAAAACCGATAGGGGGAAATCCTCCAACGACCGAAGGGGGAGTAAAACCGGATTTAAATATTAGAAAACTAAAACCAGTATCAGTCAGTAATCCAACTGCTGCAGGATCGGCTAATTTATTTGACAACAAATTGATTCCGGGAAATATTGTTATGCACGAACGTTTTGGAAAAGGACAAGTAATTGGACTAGAAGGAGTAGGAGCTGACAAAAAAGCAGAAATCAAATTTGAGGTAGGTGGTTTAAAAAAATTGCTGTTACGTTTTGCAAAATTGGATATTATTGGATAA
- a CDS encoding LytR/AlgR family response regulator transcription factor codes for MKVVIIEDEKLSAEHLTVLLQKIDTAIIVMEYFDTIKTSVAAFREGLNADLIFMDIHLADGNSFEIFNQINLDIPVIFTTAFDNYAIQAFKQNSVDYLLKPIGLQELEFAIAKFKKQQKSGNKDLISSIATAYQQLNKEFKTRFLVKSGQTIDTIPIDEIHHFETKESLSFLVTKKGNHHLIDYTLDQLETMLQPKNFFRINRKIILNIHSIEKVSTYFNSRLSIATKFLDTDARIVSRDRVNDFKKWLDN; via the coding sequence ATGAAAGTTGTCATTATTGAAGACGAAAAATTATCAGCAGAACATTTGACGGTTCTCTTGCAGAAAATAGACACAGCTATAATTGTAATGGAGTATTTCGATACGATTAAAACTTCGGTAGCAGCTTTCCGAGAAGGCTTAAATGCCGACTTAATTTTCATGGATATTCATCTGGCGGATGGGAATAGTTTTGAGATTTTCAATCAAATAAATCTAGATATTCCTGTTATTTTTACCACCGCTTTCGATAATTATGCCATTCAAGCTTTTAAGCAAAACAGCGTTGATTATTTGCTAAAACCCATAGGATTACAAGAATTAGAATTTGCTATAGCGAAATTTAAAAAGCAACAAAAATCAGGAAACAAAGATCTTATTTCGAGTATTGCAACAGCGTATCAACAACTGAATAAAGAATTTAAAACACGTTTTTTAGTCAAATCTGGTCAAACCATTGATACTATTCCAATTGATGAAATTCATCATTTTGAAACCAAAGAAAGTTTGTCTTTTTTAGTTACGAAAAAAGGAAATCACCATCTTATTGATTATACCTTAGACCAACTAGAAACAATGTTGCAACCCAAAAATTTCTTCCGAATCAACAGGAAAATAATCCTAAATATTCATTCGATAGAGAAAGTCAGTACGTATTTTAACAGCCGCTTATCTATTGCTACAAAATTTCTGGATACTGATGCTAGAATTGTAAGCCGGGATCGCGTTAATGATTTCAAAAAATGGTTGGATAATTAA
- a CDS encoding polysaccharide deacetylase family protein codes for MKKISLLLLLIAFSTVAQTNPEIAKSATRIEMLFPEGKTKALILSYDDGRTEDRQLVKLMNKYHLVGTFHLNSNKLGTTSYLDRTEMKDLYKGHEVSVHTANHPNLPDISKIDVIYEIVEDRKELERLMGYPVRGMAYPFGNTNDFVIDAMNGLGIEYARTVGDTYNFEIPKDFLRWFPTMHQFAKAYWEPNQPEKDAQEMAHFYTVIKDFLQTKELAVLDIWGHSWEMGTDQNKWNETEKFFKILANNEAIYYSKQIDLVDYINAFRNLKFSIDKNIVTNTSAINVYIKINNTIFKVMAGTTMNLS; via the coding sequence ATGAAAAAAATATCCCTATTACTGTTATTGATTGCTTTTTCTACGGTTGCTCAAACCAATCCTGAAATTGCTAAAAGTGCTACCAGAATTGAAATGCTTTTTCCAGAAGGGAAAACAAAAGCACTAATTTTGAGTTATGATGATGGCAGAACCGAAGACCGACAATTGGTAAAATTGATGAATAAATATCATCTTGTGGGAACTTTTCATTTAAATTCTAACAAACTGGGCACAACCAGTTATCTTGATAGAACTGAAATGAAGGATCTTTATAAAGGTCACGAAGTTTCAGTACATACGGCTAATCATCCCAATTTACCTGATATTTCTAAGATAGACGTCATTTATGAAATTGTAGAAGATCGAAAAGAGCTCGAACGCTTGATGGGATATCCCGTGAGAGGAATGGCTTATCCTTTTGGTAATACCAACGATTTTGTAATTGATGCCATGAATGGACTGGGAATTGAATACGCCAGAACCGTTGGAGATACATACAATTTTGAAATCCCAAAAGATTTTTTAAGATGGTTTCCAACGATGCATCAATTTGCGAAAGCGTATTGGGAGCCCAACCAACCAGAGAAAGATGCTCAAGAAATGGCACATTTTTATACCGTTATTAAAGATTTTTTGCAAACCAAAGAATTGGCTGTATTAGATATTTGGGGACACAGTTGGGAAATGGGAACGGACCAAAACAAATGGAATGAAACCGAAAAATTCTTTAAAATATTAGCCAATAATGAAGCAATATATTACTCCAAACAAATTGATTTGGTTGATTATATCAATGCGTTTAGAAACCTGAAATTCTCGATAGATAAAAATATAGTGACCAATACAAGCGCCATTAATGTTTATATCAAAATAAACAATACCATTTTCAAAGTTATGGCAGGTACTACGATGAACTTATCTTAA
- a CDS encoding glycosyltransferase family 2 protein — MKIAVVILNWNGVKLLEQFLPSVIQFSPEATIYVADNASTDESVAFVKKNFPSVMIVQNKTNQGFAGGYNDALHSIDADIYALVNSDIEVTNNWLKPILETFEFETETAIIQPKILDFKKKNYFEYAGAAGGFIDQFGYPFCRGRIFDTLEKDNGQYNDKVDIFWASGACFFIRSTVYKELKGFDEDFFAHQEEIDLCWRAINKGYKIKYISDSIVYHVGGATLQQANPQKTYLNFRNSLLMLTKNLPQNTLFQALIIRMLLDGIAGIKFVFEGQFTHFWAVIRAHFSFYSLFLKNYKKREKNQVKIYFKTRSVVFEYYVKNGTVFVDVI; from the coding sequence ATGAAAATAGCCGTAGTTATTTTGAATTGGAATGGCGTAAAACTTTTAGAACAGTTTTTGCCATCAGTTATTCAATTTTCACCAGAAGCAACTATATATGTTGCCGATAATGCATCAACTGACGAATCAGTTGCATTTGTAAAAAAGAATTTTCCTTCTGTAATGATTGTGCAAAATAAAACCAATCAAGGGTTTGCAGGTGGCTACAATGATGCCTTGCACTCTATTGATGCAGATATTTATGCATTGGTGAATTCAGATATAGAAGTGACTAATAATTGGTTAAAACCCATTTTAGAAACATTTGAATTCGAAACGGAAACGGCTATTATTCAACCTAAAATATTGGATTTCAAAAAGAAAAACTATTTTGAGTATGCAGGTGCGGCTGGCGGATTTATAGATCAATTTGGTTATCCATTTTGCCGTGGGCGAATTTTTGATACTTTAGAAAAAGACAACGGTCAGTATAATGACAAAGTAGATATATTTTGGGCTTCGGGAGCGTGCTTTTTTATTCGCTCTACTGTTTATAAAGAATTAAAAGGTTTTGACGAAGATTTTTTTGCACATCAAGAAGAAATTGATTTATGTTGGAGAGCAATTAATAAAGGATATAAAATAAAATACATTTCTGATTCGATTGTTTATCATGTTGGAGGCGCCACTTTGCAGCAAGCCAATCCTCAAAAAACCTATCTCAATTTTAGAAATTCATTATTAATGTTAACCAAGAATTTACCGCAAAATACATTATTTCAAGCACTTATAATCCGAATGTTGCTGGATGGAATCGCAGGTATTAAGTTTGTTTTTGAAGGTCAATTTACTCATTTTTGGGCAGTTATACGTGCACATTTTTCTTTTTACAGCTTATTTTTAAAGAATTATAAAAAAAGAGAAAAAAATCAAGTTAAAATATACTTTAAAACTAGAAGTGTCGTTTTTGAATATTATGTTAAAAATGGCACAGTTTTTGTTGATGTAATTTAA
- a CDS encoding type I restriction enzyme HsdR N-terminal domain-containing protein, translating into MQKLNFPSYSFRFKNSENKVSIFDSIRKKFIILTPEEWVRQHVVHYLLEEKKFPKSLINVEKVLMVNGLRKRYDVVVYNSNGSIFLLIECKAPEVKITQATFDQIARYNMTMEAEFLMLTNGLNHYFCLMDFENEKYTFLENLPKYNHKSI; encoded by the coding sequence ATGCAAAAACTCAATTTTCCTTCTTATTCATTTCGTTTCAAAAATAGCGAAAATAAAGTATCTATTTTTGATAGTATAAGGAAAAAATTCATCATCCTTACGCCAGAAGAATGGGTTAGACAACATGTAGTTCACTATTTATTAGAAGAGAAAAAGTTTCCAAAATCCCTTATAAACGTTGAGAAAGTATTAATGGTTAACGGTTTGCGTAAACGGTATGATGTAGTTGTTTATAATTCTAATGGTTCTATTTTTTTATTAATCGAATGTAAAGCTCCTGAAGTAAAAATTACTCAGGCTACTTTTGATCAAATAGCAAGATATAATATGACAATGGAAGCTGAATTTTTGATGCTTACCAATGGACTAAATCATTATTTTTGCCTAATGGATTTTGAAAATGAAAAATATACTTTCCTCGAAAATCTGCCAAAATATAACCATAAAAGTATTTAG
- the holA gene encoding DNA polymerase III subunit delta — MDEVIKIVNDIKAGNIKPIYFLMGEEPYYIDKLAEYIEKNILSEEEKGFNQTVLYGRDVTIEDVVSTAKRYPMMADRQVVIVKEAQDLSRTIDKIEHYVENPMSTTVLVFCYKYKTLDKRKKVTKLLAKNGVVYESKKLYENQVGDWIKRVLAGKKYNIEPKASAMLVEFLGTDLSKINNELEKLQIILPAGSTISAKDIEENIGFSKDYNVFELRKAIGERNQLKAYKIADNFAQNPKDNPLVMTTALVFSFFIQLLKYHGLKDKNPKNVASALGVNPFFLKDYDMALKNYPMKKVSQIIASLRDTDVKSKGVGANSLTQADLLREMLYKIFN, encoded by the coding sequence ATGGACGAAGTTATAAAGATTGTTAATGATATAAAAGCCGGAAATATCAAACCCATTTATTTTTTGATGGGAGAGGAGCCTTATTATATTGACAAATTAGCTGAATATATCGAAAAAAATATTTTATCCGAAGAAGAAAAAGGATTCAATCAAACTGTTTTATATGGTAGAGATGTTACTATTGAAGATGTAGTTTCGACAGCCAAACGATATCCGATGATGGCAGATCGTCAAGTGGTTATAGTCAAAGAAGCACAGGATTTATCCAGAACTATTGATAAAATTGAGCATTATGTAGAAAATCCGATGTCTACAACCGTTTTGGTTTTTTGTTATAAATACAAAACATTAGACAAAAGAAAAAAAGTAACCAAGCTCTTAGCCAAAAACGGAGTTGTTTACGAAAGCAAAAAACTTTATGAAAATCAAGTTGGAGATTGGATTAAGCGAGTGTTAGCAGGCAAAAAATACAACATAGAGCCCAAAGCTTCAGCAATGCTAGTCGAATTCCTTGGAACTGATTTGAGTAAAATTAATAATGAACTCGAAAAACTTCAAATCATATTGCCCGCTGGAAGTACAATTTCGGCCAAAGATATTGAAGAAAATATTGGTTTCAGTAAAGATTACAATGTCTTCGAATTGCGAAAAGCGATTGGTGAACGAAACCAACTAAAAGCATACAAAATAGCAGATAATTTTGCCCAAAACCCAAAAGACAATCCATTGGTTATGACAACTGCATTGGTTTTTAGTTTTTTTATTCAATTATTAAAATACCACGGATTGAAAGACAAAAATCCTAAAAATGTGGCTTCGGCATTAGGAGTTAATCCTTTTTTTCTAAAAGACTACGATATGGCTTTAAAAAATTACCCAATGAAAAAAGTAAGCCAAATTATTGCGTCCCTTAGAGATACCGACGTAAAAAGTAAAGGAGTAGGAGCAAATAGCTTAACACAAGCGGATTTATTACGAGAAATGTTATATAAAATTTTTAATTAA